Within the Cupriavidus malaysiensis genome, the region TGGCCGACAGGTCGAGGATGGTAGCGATGGTCGAGGGACACGCCGAGATCGCATGGATCATGTCGGCCAGGCCGTCTTCGATGCGCTTGGCGATCTCGACTTCCTGCTTGCGCGTCAGCAGCGTCGCCGAGCTCATCTCGCGCATGTACATGCGCACCGGGTCGGTCGTACGGCCGAACTCGGAGTCCACCGTCGAGAGCGCGACCTCGGCTTCTTCGTCGGCCTGGTCATCGGCCACGACCACCGCGTTGTCGCTGAGCAGGAGCGTCTCGGCGTCGGGGGTCTGCTCGTAGATCTTGACGCCCATTTCGGCGAAGGTGGCTACGATGCCCTCCATCGCCGCGGTGTCGGCGAAGTTTTCCTGGAGGTGGTCGCTGATATCGGCGTGGGTGAGGTAGCCTCGCTGCTTGCCCAACTGGATCAGCGCGCGCAACTGCAGGCTGCGTTCAGCGGCATCCAGCGTGGGATCGGGCCGTGCCGTGCCCCCCGCGCCGGTTCCATCGAGGCCCTTGCTGGCCCCAGCCTGTCCTGTTCTGGCCGCCGTTCGTTGTGCGCCGCTCGTCATTTACCGTCTTTTTCCTTGCTCAGTCGCTTGTCCTGGCGGCAGCGCGCACTGACAGGTGCGCGGTCTGGGCTGCCGCCGGGATTCGTTGTAATGGGGATCCGCGTAGGGAATCGCTGTGCCCGCGCCCCGCACTCGGGGCGAGTGGGATTTTCGGCCGGGGCCCGTATTCTACAGCCCCCGCTGCGTCGCAGCACGTCCCGTCGCAGGAAGTACACACGACAAGGATCGCCCTGAGCCTTCATCTGGGGGCAGCAGGGCGCACTTTCAATGCCAGTTGCGCATTGCCCGGTCCTTGGCGCAACGCCGGGCCGCCGCGCGAATGCCGGTACTACCGACACTATATAGCGAGCACGGGCGGGTATCCCTATATAGTAGTGGCAGGCCAGCCCCGGGGGGGAAGTCAGCCATGAAGACGAAGGAAGCGAACGACCATCCGTCTGCATCCGAGCAGATCGACGCGAGGATACAGCAATTGGGCGACTGGCGGGGCGAGATGCTCGCCCACCTGCGCCGCCTGGTCAAGGAGGCCGATCCCGGCGTGGTGGAAGAGTGGAAGTGGCGAGGCGTGCCCGTGTGGTCGCACCACGGCATCCTCTGTACCGGCGAGACCTACCAGCGCGTGGTCAAGATGACCTTTGCCAAGGGCGCGTCGCTGGCCGATCCGGCCGGTCTTTTCAACGCCAGTCTCGAAGGCAATACACGGCGTGCGATCGATTTCCACGAGGGCGGGCCGATCGACGAGGCGGCCCTCAGGGATTTGATCCGGGCAGCCGTGGCGCTGAACCGGTCCAAGGCATGAGGCAGCGGCTGTCGACGGCTTCCTGAACCGGCGGGCCGGCGTGGAATCAGTCCAGCCGCAGCGCCGCCCGCCACAGGTCCAGGAAATGCGCCTTCTTCAAGGGATCCTGGTAGACCAGCAGGCCGACGCCCAGGCCGACCGGCCGCGCGCGCGGCACCGGGGCCGCACCGCTGCGCACGGGCCGCATGCCCGACTCGCTGGCGATCACCGCCTGGCCTTCCCTTGACAGCAGGTAGTCCAGGAAGCGCGCGGCCAGGTCGGGGCGCCTGGCCTGGCGGGGGATCAGGGCCGCGTGGGACAGCACCAGCGTGTAGTCGTCCGGGTAGACGATGCGCAGCGGGGTGCCGCGGTCGATACGCTTCTGCGCATAGGAATCGAGCACGTTGTAGGCCATTGCCGCCTTGCCTTGGGCCAGCAGGTCCAGCATGTCGTCGGACGAGTCGCTGACGATGACGTTGCTGCGTCCGAAGGCGGCCAGCAGGGCACCGGCCATGCTGTCCAGGCGTGCGTCCTGGGTCGCGGCAAGATAGCCGATGCCGCTGCGCCGCACGTCGTAGGTGGCCAGGCGGCCCGCCAGCGGCTGCGCCGGGTCCTGCAGCCGCGACAACAGTTCGCGGCGGCTGCGCGGCACCTGGCCTGGGCCCAGCTGGCGCGGATCGTAGACCATGACCAGCGCCTCGACCGCGATGCTGAAGACCTCGTCGCGCCAGTTGGCCCAGGCCGGCAGGTCGCGTGTCTGCGCCGAGATGTGCGGCAGGGCGCGGCCGTCGTTGACCAGCTTGGTCTGCAGATCCATGCTGCTGCTGACGACGAGATCGGCGCGCGGCATATCGGCGGGGCCAGGCCGGCCGCCGGGAGCGGCCTGGCGCGCATACAGTTCCTGCGTGGGCAGTTCGGTATAGACCAGGCGCAAAGCGGGGTTGCGCCGCCCGAAGTCTTCCAGCACGCCACGGAATACGCGCAGGCTGGTGGAGCCCTGCACCACCAGCACGTCGGCGGCATCGCGCGGTCCCAGCACCGCGGTCTCGAAATCCGCCGCGCCGCAGCCGGCGCTCCAGAACAGCGCCGCGATGACCGCCAGGGCATGCCGGCGCCGCGGCCGCCCGGCAGGAAGAGGGAAGGGACGGGCGTTCATGATGGCAGGGCCGGCAGGGTCAGGATGGCATCCAGCCCGCCCTGCGGGCGGTTGCGCAGGGTCAGGCGGCCCTGGTGGCTGTCCGCCACCCGCTTGGCGATCGACAGGCCCAGGCCGGCGCCGGCCGTGCGCGGGCCGGGCCCGCGCACGAAGCGCTCGAACACCGAATCTTCCAGCTGCGGCGGAAGGCCCGGCCCCTGGTCGGAGATCGTGACCTGCCAGTCGCTGCCGGCGCGCGCCAGCCGCACGTCGAGCCTGCCGCGCGCGGCGGCGCCGTGGCGCAGGGCGTTGTCGAGCAGGTTCTTCAGCGCTTCGCGCAGCATCAGGCTGTCGCCCAGTACCCATGCCTGCCCGGCCCCGGCCCCGTTCTGCGGGAGGTACAGGCGTACGTCGGGCCGTGGCTCGGCCTGGGGCACGCTGTCGTGCAGGGCTTGCGGCAGGATCTCGGCCAGGTCGATGCGCGCGAAGTCGTGGGCATTGCTGCGGTGGAGAACACTGGCGTCGCTCAGCAGCTGGTTGACCAGGCGCGACAGCCGCTCGGCATTGCGCAGCACGGCCTGCAGGCTGTGCCGCTGTTCGTCGCTGTCGTCTTCCTCCAGCGCCAGCTGCAGTTGGGCGCGCAGTGCGGCCAGCGGCGTGCGCAACTGGTGCGCGGTCTCGGCGATGAACAGGTGCAAGGTATCCAGGTTCTCCTCCAGCCGCGCCATGAAGCCGTCCAGCGCGTGCACGAGATTACCCAGTTCCTCGGGCACCGGCGCCGCGATGGGGTGCAGGTCGGACACCGTGCGCGCCGACAGTTCGTCCTCGATGCGCCGGATCGGCGCCAGCGAGCGGTGCAGTCCCCAGTAGGCCAGCCCGAGCGCGGCGGCGGCGAAGGCGACCAGCGCCAGCGTGCCGTGCCACAGGATGCGCCGGGCCAGCGCATCGTGCGCCTCGCGCGTCTGCCCGACCTGGACCCGCGCCACGGCGGCGCTTTCGGGGCCGGCCACGTGCCGCTCCATCCAGGCGAAGCGCACCGGCTGCCCCTGGTAGACTGCGTCGAACAGCTGCGGCGTGCGCGCCGCCTCGGATGTCGGCGCGCGCGGCGGCGCGGGCAGGTCCGCATAGCCGGTGACCAGGCTGCCGTCGCGCGCGCTGACGCGGTAGAACACACGGTCGCGCGGCGCCTGTTCGAGCAGGGCGAGGGCGGCGTAGGGCATGTCCAGCTGCCAGCCATGCTGCCCGTACTGCAGGCTGTCGGTGATCGACAGCACCGAGGCCGTCAGCAACTGGTCATAGGTGATGCTCGCGGTCTGGTAGGCATAGCCGCGCACCATGGTGTAGAGCGCGCCGAGCCCCAGTGCGAACAGGGCCAGCAGCATGGCCAGCAGGCGGCGCCGCACCGACAGCCCGGTCCGGCGCGGCACCGGCGGCGCCGCGCCGGCGGCAGGCATCACGCGGGCTCCTGGCTGCCGCCGGCATCTTCCTCGCGCACGCTGAGGAGGTAGCCGACACCGCGCTGGGTCTCGATGCGCAGGGGCGAGCCTTCGAGCTTGCGGCGCAGGCGGGCGATGTACACCTCGATCGCATTGGGCGCGGCGTCGTCGTCGAAGGCGAACAGCTTGAAGGCGATCTCCTGCTTGCTGACGGTGCCGTTGAGGCGCGCCAGCAGGATCTCCAGCAGGCTGTACTCGCGCTTGGGCAGGTCCAGGCGCTGCCCCGCCAGCCGCACCTGGCGCGCCGTGCTGTCGATGACCAGCTCGCCGAAGCGCTGCACGCCGGAGGCCTGCGCGCCAGGCCGGCGCAGCAGGGCGCGGCAGCGTGCCTCGAGTTCGCGGAAATCGAAGGGTTTGGCGAGGTAGTCGTCGGCGCCGGTGTCGAGCGCGTGCACGCGGTCCTCGATATCCACCCGCGCCGTCAGCGCCAGCACCGGGGTCTTGCTACCGCGCTCGCGCAGCCGTTGCAGGACCTCGAAGCCGGACAGGCGCGGCAGGCCGATATCCAGGATCACCAGGTCGAAGGCCTCGTAGGCCAGCACGCCGTCGGCGCTGAGGCCGTCGTGCTGCCAGTCGACCGCATGGCCGATGCGGCGCAGCCGCCGCACGATGGCGTCGGCCAGGTCCTCGTCGTCTTCGATCACCAGAATTCGCATCGCGCGATTTTCGCACAGGGTGCCAGCTGGCGGCCCGGAAAGCCGGCCGCTGCGCGGCGATGACAGGTTGATGACAGGTTTTCTGTCCTAACCTCGCGCCTCCGCCGCCCGCCACCCGGCCGGGCAGACAATACCAATGTGCACCAGGAGACAGTTCCCATCATGCTTCTGACCTTGCTCGGCTTCGGCATGGTGATCACGTTCATGACGCTGATCATGGCCAAGCGGCTGTCGCCGCTCGTCGCGCTGATACTCGTTCCCATCCTCTTCGCGCTGGCCGGCGGCTTCGGCACCGGCATCGACAAGATGATGCTCGACGGCATCCGCAAGATCGCGCCAACCGGCGTCATGCTGATGTTCGCCATCCTCTATTTCGGCGTGATGATCGATGCCGGCCTGTTCGACCCCATCGTCGGCCGCATCCTGCGCGCGGTGAAGGGCGATCCGCTGAAGATCGTGGTCGGCACCACAGTGCTGGCGCTGGTGATCTCGCTGGACGGCGACGGCTCCACCACCTACATGATCGTGGTCGCCTCGATGCTGCCGCTATACCGCCGCCTCGACATGAACCCGCTCTCGATGACCTGCCTGGCCATGCTCGCCAGCGGCGTGATGAACCTGACGCCCTGGGGCGGGCCGACCGCGCGCGCGGCCAGCGCGCTGCACGTCGACGCGGGCGAGATCTTCGTGCCGCTGCTGCCCGTGATGGGCCTCGCCGTCGCCGCCATCCTGCTGCTGGCCGTCAAGCTCGGCCTGCGCGAGCGCCGGCGTCTCGGCGTGCTGGCCTTGCCCGACGGCGCTGCGCTGCACGCGGGCTACGACGAGGACTGCGCGGTCTCCGGTCCCGCCGCCGCGGCCGAGGAAGACGCGGACCTGCGCCGTCCCCGCCTGCTGTGGGTGAATGCCGCGCTGACGCTGGCGCTGATGGTCAGCCTGATCCTGGGCGTGCTGCCGCTGCCGGTGCTGTTCATGATCGGCTTCGCGGTCGCGCTGATCATCAACTATCCCGATCTCGCCGAGCAGCGCCGGCGCGTGGCGCACCATGCGGGCAACGCCTTGTCCGTGGTCTCGCTGATCTTCGCCGCCGGCATCTTCACCGGCATCCTGTCCGGCACCGGCATGGTGGAGGCGATGTCGCGCAGCCTGCTGGCGGTCATTCCCGACGTGCTGGGGCCGTACATGGCGGTGCTGACCGCGCTGCTGAGCCTGCCCTTCACCTTCTTCATGTCGAACGATGCCTTCTACTTCGGCGTGCTGCCCATCCTCGCCGAGGCGGCCCAGGGCTACGGCATCTCGCCGGCGGAGATGGCACGGGCATCCCTGATCGGCCAGCCGGTGCACCTGCTCAGCCCGCTGGTGCCGTCCACCTACCTGCTGGTGGGCCTGGCCGGTGTCGAGTTCGGCGACCACCAGCGCTACGCGCTCAAATGGGCCGCCATGGTGTGCCTGGTCATGCTGGTGGCTGCGCTCGGGTTTGCGCTCTTTCCCCTGGTGGGGCGGGCAGGCTGACCATCGCCGTGCGCCGCGGCGAGATCCGCGCGGACGTCGTTCCGGCGGCGGAATCGGAAGTCGTCAAGCTGGTCAAGACGCCGCAGATGGCGGCCTTGCATGGTGGCGCCTGTTTTTGCCTCGCGGGCGTGGTGCAGGGATGGAACGGGGAAACGACGCCGCAGGCGAATGGCCTGGAGATCCCTTGCACCATGATCTGGGGCGCCTACGCCGTCCGCTTCGCCCTGAGCGGGGCTCTGTTTCCGCGACAGGGCCGTCGCCGTCCCGCGGGCGCGGCATGCCGACGGGAAGTTGGAGGGCCGATCCGATCATGACGGCCGTGCTAGAGTCGAACCTCCCTCTCGACCGCGCATCCCTATGCCGCCATCCGTCGAACATGAGCCCGTCCATTCCGCAGGCGATCAAGCCGGCATGGAAAGTGCCGCGGCTAGGCAGGTTCCGGCAATCGTTCCCACGCAGACCGCCCTGGTGGTGATGCACTACCAGACCGACATCCTGCAGCTGTTTCCATCGGTCGCGCCCGTCTTGCTCTCCAACACTCGCAAGCTGTGCGATGCCGCGCGCGCCAAGGGTGTCAGCGTCTATTTCGCCAAGATCCACTTCGGCCCGGGCTATCCGGAAGTCAGCCCGCTGAACAGGAACGGGCAGGGAATCAAGCAGCTTGGACTTTTCGTCGACGACCAGGTCTCGCCGGAACTCGGCCGGCAAGCCGCGGAGCCGCTCATCATCGCGCACCGTGCCAGCGTGTTCTTCGGGACCGACCTGCAGGTGCGGCTTTCCGCGCAAGGTATCAATACCCTGATCATGGCGGGCATTGCGTCGACCGGTGTGGTGCTGTCGTCGGTCGCGTATGCGAGCGATGCGGACTTCCGCCTGTTCACCGTCAAGGATTGCTGCTACGACCCGGATCCGGTCGTGCACGATCATCTGTTTGCCACGGCGTTCGATTCGCGCACGACGGTGCTCTCGCTCGCTGATGCCTTGCGGCTGCTGGCGTAGGCCAGCAGGGCGGGCAGGCCGGCCGGGATGGCCGCCATCTCGATCCTCTTGCTTCCGCACGATGAAGCACCTATGCCGAGAGCAGAAATCGGCAGCATTCGCCGGACTTCGCGTAGACTGCGCCAGATCCCCGTTCGCCGATGGATGGTTCCGCTCGT harbors:
- a CDS encoding DUF1801 domain-containing protein → MKTKEANDHPSASEQIDARIQQLGDWRGEMLAHLRRLVKEADPGVVEEWKWRGVPVWSHHGILCTGETYQRVVKMTFAKGASLADPAGLFNASLEGNTRRAIDFHEGGPIDEAALRDLIRAAVALNRSKA
- a CDS encoding ABC transporter substrate-binding protein, yielding MNARPFPLPAGRPRRRHALAVIAALFWSAGCGAADFETAVLGPRDAADVLVVQGSTSLRVFRGVLEDFGRRNPALRLVYTELPTQELYARQAAPGGRPGPADMPRADLVVSSSMDLQTKLVNDGRALPHISAQTRDLPAWANWRDEVFSIAVEALVMVYDPRQLGPGQVPRSRRELLSRLQDPAQPLAGRLATYDVRRSGIGYLAATQDARLDSMAGALLAAFGRSNVIVSDSSDDMLDLLAQGKAAMAYNVLDSYAQKRIDRGTPLRIVYPDDYTLVLSHAALIPRQARRPDLAARFLDYLLSREGQAVIASESGMRPVRSGAAPVPRARPVGLGVGLLVYQDPLKKAHFLDLWRAALRLD
- a CDS encoding CitMHS family transporter produces the protein MLLTLLGFGMVITFMTLIMAKRLSPLVALILVPILFALAGGFGTGIDKMMLDGIRKIAPTGVMLMFAILYFGVMIDAGLFDPIVGRILRAVKGDPLKIVVGTTVLALVISLDGDGSTTYMIVVASMLPLYRRLDMNPLSMTCLAMLASGVMNLTPWGGPTARAASALHVDAGEIFVPLLPVMGLAVAAILLLAVKLGLRERRRLGVLALPDGAALHAGYDEDCAVSGPAAAAEEDADLRRPRLLWVNAALTLALMVSLILGVLPLPVLFMIGFAVALIINYPDLAEQRRRVAHHAGNALSVVSLIFAAGIFTGILSGTGMVEAMSRSLLAVIPDVLGPYMAVLTALLSLPFTFFMSNDAFYFGVLPILAEAAQGYGISPAEMARASLIGQPVHLLSPLVPSTYLLVGLAGVEFGDHQRYALKWAAMVCLVMLVAALGFALFPLVGRAG
- a CDS encoding response regulator transcription factor, whose translation is MRILVIEDDEDLADAIVRRLRRIGHAVDWQHDGLSADGVLAYEAFDLVILDIGLPRLSGFEVLQRLRERGSKTPVLALTARVDIEDRVHALDTGADDYLAKPFDFRELEARCRALLRRPGAQASGVQRFGELVIDSTARQVRLAGQRLDLPKREYSLLEILLARLNGTVSKQEIAFKLFAFDDDAAPNAIEVYIARLRRKLEGSPLRIETQRGVGYLLSVREEDAGGSQEPA
- a CDS encoding isochorismatase family cysteine hydrolase; translated protein: MESAAARQVPAIVPTQTALVVMHYQTDILQLFPSVAPVLLSNTRKLCDAARAKGVSVYFAKIHFGPGYPEVSPLNRNGQGIKQLGLFVDDQVSPELGRQAAEPLIIAHRASVFFGTDLQVRLSAQGINTLIMAGIASTGVVLSSVAYASDADFRLFTVKDCCYDPDPVVHDHLFATAFDSRTTVLSLADALRLLA
- a CDS encoding sensor histidine kinase, with the protein product MPAAGAAPPVPRRTGLSVRRRLLAMLLALFALGLGALYTMVRGYAYQTASITYDQLLTASVLSITDSLQYGQHGWQLDMPYAALALLEQAPRDRVFYRVSARDGSLVTGYADLPAPPRAPTSEAARTPQLFDAVYQGQPVRFAWMERHVAGPESAAVARVQVGQTREAHDALARRILWHGTLALVAFAAAALGLAYWGLHRSLAPIRRIEDELSARTVSDLHPIAAPVPEELGNLVHALDGFMARLEENLDTLHLFIAETAHQLRTPLAALRAQLQLALEEDDSDEQRHSLQAVLRNAERLSRLVNQLLSDASVLHRSNAHDFARIDLAEILPQALHDSVPQAEPRPDVRLYLPQNGAGAGQAWVLGDSLMLREALKNLLDNALRHGAAARGRLDVRLARAGSDWQVTISDQGPGLPPQLEDSVFERFVRGPGPRTAGAGLGLSIAKRVADSHQGRLTLRNRPQGGLDAILTLPALPS